The Serratia nematodiphila DZ0503SBS1 sequence ACAAACTCAATTGCAATAATTAGATTTAAAATAGATCAATTAAAAAAACACGCATAATCAATTGAAAATATGACTCAGGCATATCATGAAAGAAAACACTTGCTTTCAAAAAAAAGTCACCACAGAGATCATGAGTTGGATAGAAAACAACCTTGAACATCGCATCAGTCTTGCAGACATTTCCAAGGTATCAGGCTATTCAAACTGGCACTTTCAAAGGTTATTTAAGAAACATACGGGAAAAAACCTTGGTGACTATATTCTTGAAAGAAAATTAAAAAAATCTTATAACTTGCTTTCTACAACAAAATTATCCGTATTTGCTGTTTCTTGTGCTGTAGGATTCAAGACTCAACAATCCTTTATTAGGAGCTTCAAAAAATGCTATGGCA is a genomic window containing:
- a CDS encoding helix-turn-helix domain-containing protein, with the protein product MKENTCFQKKVTTEIMSWIENNLEHRISLADISKVSGYSNWHFQRLFKKHTGKNLGDYILERKLKKSYNLLSTTKLSVFAVSCAVGFKTQQSFIRSFKKCYGISPGKIKMKHNDKK